GCCACCAAGGTTGGCGGGACCAGCGCCGCCGTTCGTCATGCTGGGACACCCCTTCTTCGCGAGACAGACCTCATACCCAATACGGGTCTGATAATCATCATGGGGTTAAAGTTCGAGCCCCTTACTTCGACGGTTCGGACGCGACAAATTGGATATCTCGAGTGGAGTATTACTTTGATCACATTATGATGCCCGAGGAAGATCGTCTCCACTACGCGGTCATGCTCTTTGAACCACCCGCGGCAGAATGGATATTTAATTACAGGAACAACAATCGATTCGTTACCTGGCCAGATTTTTTGGAGGATGTCCGTCACCGGTTCGACCCGCAGAGTTTCAGAAATTACATTGGGCCTCTTGCAAAATTGGTACAGACGGGTTCAGTAGCAGAATATCATGATACCTTCGAGAAATATTTGAATCGGGTAGAGGGCCTTCCGGATTATGCCTTAATTCCCATATTCATTGAAGGTCTAAAGATGCCCATTCAAGAAAAGGTGAAGCTGCAACAGCCACAATCATTAGCGGAAGCAATGGCGCTTGCTCTGCGTTTGGCAGCTAACCAGGACCATCGATACCAGCAGTCAACATCACAGAAGCGCCAATGGTCCAGCAGGGACTTGCGCCAACCACAAACATCAGTGGCAGGTCAGCCAGCCACGGCGTCGCCGATCCCATCCGGAGGACACCCGACAAGAGGCCAGGAGCGACCCAAATTCACCCCGATCCTTGTTTCTAATGCAGAGAAATCAGAACGCTCGCGAAAGGGTCTTTGTTGGCATTGCCCGGAAAAGTATGTACCGGGCCATGTTTGCGCGGTGAAGCTCCTTTGTTACGTAGGTGAAGAGGAAGCTGAAGGTCAGGGCTACGATTTTGGAGAACAGCCACATGACGAGGAGATCATCACGGAGGATATCTCCCATTTACACGCCTTAAATGGCAACAGCCGTTCAGTCCCTTTCCAAGTAGTTGGCGAGTTGGGGGCTACAGAGGTGCGGATTTTAATTGACACGGGAAGCACTCACAATTTTTTACACCCACGCATCGCAGAGCGTCTACAGTTAGCGTTGTCACCAATTCGTCCCTTTCGGGTATACGTGGGTAATGGGGCGTCGCTGACATGCTCCCATGTATCTCGTCGTACGAAATTGGCAATTCAAGGTGCTAGGTTCCTCACTGATTTACACATACTGGAAATTCATGGTCCAGATGTGATTCTGGGCATGACATGGCTGGAGTCATTGGGGAAGATTGCCGCCGACTTCGTCGGCAAGACTTTGGAGTTTCAACAGGATGGCAAGTCGATTACTTTACAAGGTAAACTGCCCGGCCCCCAGCAGATTTCTTTGCATTCTTTAGAGCCACCCGAATTCTACGAAGTTGTGGCCATTGACCCCGAGGAAACAGCAGCCACGCTGCTCTCTGCTGAGGTGGTATTTCCACCGGATTTGCCGGCTGATTTCGGCCGAGTACTTGAGGAGCATCGTGGCGTGTTTGCTCTGCCCGAAGGAATGCCACCGGCACGTGCTTTCGATCATAGGATTCATTTATTGCCAGACACCAGACCCGTCAATGTGAGGCCATATCGATACCCATatttccaaaagaacgaaATCGAACGCCAGGTGAAAGATATGTTGGATCAAGGTATTATTCAGAGGAGCCATAGTCCGTTTTCATCTCCGGTTTTGTTGATCCGGAAGAAAGACGGAACCTTCAGATTTTGCATTGATTATCGAGCGCTGAATTTGGCGACGGTACCGGATCATTTCCCGATTCCCACCGCTGATGAGTTATTCGATGAGCTCGGGAAGGCGAAGTTCTTCACCAAGTTAGATCTTCGCTCAGGATACCACCAAATCAGAATGCACGAGGCAGATATATTTAAAACGGCGTTCAGAACACACGATGGTCACTTCGAGTTTCTGGTGATGCCATTCGGTTTGACGAACGCCCCTTCGACTTTTCAAGCAGCCATGAACATCATATTTCAGCCGCTTCTCAGACGCTGTGTCATCGTATTCTTCGATGATATTCTAATTTACAGCCCTACTATGGAGCTACATTGCGAGCATCTATCCGAGGTACTATCGCTCCTAAGCGTTAATCAATTCTATGTTAAGTTATCCAAATGCTCGTTCTGCAGTACTACGGTTGAATATCTGGGCCATTTAATTGCAGATGGGGAACTTAAGGCAGATCCACGGAAACTTGACGCCATGACGGCATGGCCACTACCCCGCAATGTCAAACAGTTGCGAGGATTTCTGAGCCTGACGGGGTATTATCGCCGCTTCATCGCGAACTACGCGGTGATTGCTGCGCCTCTGACTGATTTGTTGAAAAAGGAGTCGTTCGTTTGGACAGAGGCAGCAACAGACGCTTTCACAGCACTCAAGGCGGCAATGACTTCGACACCATTGCGGCTCCCAGATTTCACTAAAACCTTCTATGTTGAGACAGACGCCTCCGACGTTGGCATTGGAGCCGTATTAATTCAGGAAGGACACCCTATTGCCTTCTTCAGTCGAAAACTGGGACCGCGACGGCGGGTGGCTTCAACATACCACAAAGAGCTCTATGCTATTGTAGAGGCGATACAAAAATGGAGGCAATACCTATTGGGACGAGAATTTGTGATCCGCAGCGACCAAAAAAGCTTGAAGGAGCTGTTACAACAGGTAGTACAAACGCCGGATCAGCAATTGTACGTTAGGAAATTAATGGGATACAAATTTCGAATTGAATACAAGAAAGGCACGTCCAATAGAGCAGCGGATGCACTGTCCCGTCGGGAGGAAACTGACCCGCCGCAGGAACTGCTACAGTCAGCAATAGCGCCGGCGACTGATCTATCGCCGCCGCAGGAAGAAGCAGCTCTTTTCTCTGCATTCGCGCACCCGATTCCTAAAGTCCTCAAGGTGTTGCGAAAGGAAACGGCGACGTTACCAGAGCTGGTGGAATTGACAGCGAAGATAAAGGCAGGAGCAGCCCCTGCCCACTTGTCATTCACGGATGGattggtatattttaatcGCAGAATTCTGGTCAGTCAATCATCTTCTATGAAACGTTTATTGTTGGAAGAGCACCATAGTACGCCTTTGGCCGGTCACCCGGGGCACGACCGGACGTTTCGATTATTGGCAGCAGGTTTTTATTGGCCAAAGATGCGGAAGGAGGTCAGACACTTTGTCGAGGCTTGTGTGATTTGTCAATCTACTAAATACTCAACACAAAAACCAGCAGGTCTCCTACAACCATTACCGGTACCGTCCCAAGTGTGGGATGATGTGTCGATGGACTTCGTCACCGGACTTCCACAATCGCGCGGGTATATAACGATCATGGTGGTAGTTGACAGGCTCTCCAAGTACGCTCACTTCGCAGCCCTTCCGACTCGCTTCGATGCTTTACGTGTGGCACATTTGTTTGTCAATACAGTAGTTAGGCACCATGGATTTCCCAAGACCTTGGTGTCAGATCGGGATTCGGTATTTCTAAATGCAGTCTGGGAAGAGATCTTGCGCCTCAGTggtacaaaattaaatttcacaaCGGCGTACCACCCTGAGTCGGATGGCCAAACGGAGATTCGTAACAAGGGATTAGAGCAATACCTACGCGCTTTCACGGCCGATAGGCCATCCACTTGGTCGAATTTTTTGCCGTGGGCAGAGCTATCCTTAAATTGCTTTCACCACGCAGGGCTGGGCACCTCCTCCTTTCGTGCCTTGTATGGCCGAGAACCGCCTCTATTGGTGGCTACCGCACCATCGGCGATTACCCCTCCCAGCGTAGCAGAGCTTATTCGACAGCTAGGAGAGTTATTGGTGGAACTACGTCGAAATTTGCTCCGTGCCCAGCAACGCATGGCGGCAACGGCAAATAGGCATAGGCGGAATGTTGAATATGAAGTAGGCGACTTCGTGTGGCTGAAACTGCAGCCGTATCGCCAACACTCTGTGGCGAAGCCGATCTCTGCTAAATTGTCGAAGAGATTCTACAGACCATTCGAGATCTTGCAGCGGATTGGTCCAGTGGCTTATAGGCTGCGTTTACCGGAGGGCAGTAGAGTGCACAATGTGTTTCACGTTAGTCTCTTGCGTGCGTTTGTCAAGGACGATCCGCAGGTGCCCTTACCGTCGAAGTTCATCGGTATCAGGCCCATTGCTTATCCGGTGGCAATTCTGGATTCACAGGTACTATGGCATAATGGAGCAGCTGTGGAGCACGTGTTAGTGAAGTGATCAGACGGCTCAGAGTCACCATCATGGGAGACATTGGTGGAAATGAGAAAACGATTCCCAAGTCTTTCCCTTGAGGACAAGGAAATTTCTAAGGAAGGGGGAGTTGTTAGGGACGGTCCAGCTACGTCGACCGGCAACAACAATGTTGGTGATGTGCCAGCAACACCAACGACTCTTGAGGAGGAGGAACAGAGATCGGCGTCAACACCACCGAATACCGACGAGGAAGAACAGAGATCACCCAGGGAAGAGACGCCGGCCGCGGCGGTACCAGAGGAGGAGACGACGACCCGGAAGTTGAGGCCGCGTGAGAACATCAAGCCTCCGAACTTCTACAAGAATTACGTCGCCAAGTGAGGCGCGTAATATCTTAGTTATttacttcttttattttgtttattttggacttttgttatttaattatttttgcaaacgTTTTGAGAGTCGGGCGAATTATAAGCCCCATCGggtttttctttgttggttcttttcCCGGTGTTTAGGATAAgtcgaaccaaccctagggtccttaggattataaatagggctttCATTAATGCCGTCAAGAATTAATGAAGAATTATTTGCCCAAAATACTTGCGTAATACTCGTGAAATCCTTATCACTGCCGACGGAGAAATTTCTCCGCGCCAGTTTGTGACTTTTCAGCCGCCGACCCCGTCGTTGAGGGCGTCGGATTGTGGTGTTTCATTTGTAATTGCATGTAGTTCTTCGTTAGGGAAAAGAGATCCCTAACAGAGTACGTGAACTGTAATtcgaaaaactaaaataacataaacaCGACTAATGTGCGAATAATTGTCTCTGCCACTAGCCAACATCTAATGAAAATGCGGTGCTTTAAAGTTAGAATAACCTACCCTTAGCCTAGGAATAACCTACCTAATTGCCCACCCTTATAAATGATATTGAAAAGACAATATTACCCTTACACATgggtagggatgtcaattgggcCGGCCCACCGGATTTCGGGCCAACCCTGCTCGGATTGCGGGTCATTCGGGTGCGGGCTatcgggttgtgattttttcgggttataaaaatTCAACCCTAAAACTAAAAGCACGGGTTTCGGGCTAATCCAACGagttaatcgggttgctatcgattaaattaacatgcgatcaatccaataaataatggcAAAAAATAGttacatttataaaatataaaatatttaattatgataaatttgaaatatatacttaaactcaaacataaatatgatcaaatactaatatttgagatttgtgcaaaataaaacataaatttaaatatttaaaaacatgttttagaatttaaatattttttaatgaatttgaagtttctagtTTATCCAtttactactctctccgtccttgaaaaatttgtcacctatttcctttttcgtccgtccctaaaaaaatttcacttttcactttaaccatttttggtagtggaccctacattccactaactcattcctacttacatttaattttaaaactaatatataaaagtaggacccacatgctACTAaatttttcaactaactttctattacatttcttaaaacctgtgacgagtcaaatggtgacaaaatttgggggacggagggagtattatattaataaaaatttaatatataatttgtataattaatataaaattgaaaattattttatttagttatctatattataaaaatcatcaatgaaTGTGTCCAATTAGGAGTCCaacaaatataacaataaaaattttatcgggttttcggttctggccctaacgggttgcgaGTTAATCGAGTGCaggctaatcgggttgtgattttATCGGATTATAAATTTCCAACCCTAACTCTATAAATTTTGCGGGCTAATCGGACCAGCCCACGGGTCACGGGTtgcattgacatccctacgcAGAGGTAAAACCCTCAAAACTAAAAAGGCGACAATTTTACCCCTTAAACTAAAAAGGCAACAATTTCGATTTTTCAGTTTAGATCGGTTAGTATAGTTcggatttctatttttttggatagtTCAGTTTGGTGTGATTttcatttcacaaaattttggtttttcaatTCGATTTGGACAAAAACCGAACCTAAAACTCACCCCTAGTAAAAGGTCAAATTAACGACGATGTACAATACACGCAACAGACAAGAATCTTCtagaaaatatgaatgataAACATGTGAGAATTTGCTCTGAAAATCCAAGAATTCAAAGCTTTTATCGATATTTTGTTTCTCAATACCTAATATCTTGGTATAACATAACGTTCCCCGCTTGCTACAAACTAAGCGTAGAtgcaaaaatattcaactcctCGTGTTGTCggtgtatatttttttgtatgtgtGTCTCTAGAGACTTATTCCTCATATGTGTTTGCTTAGATCAAGCCATTGCTTTTTCTGAGTGTCTTGTATCAAGAACTCGGAAATTAATCTACCAGTCTTATTTGGATAGAAGCAGATTTCCATATGAAGAAACGCTATTGAAAGTGTCTTTAATTTAGAAgatctcctcctctctcttactttaccaattttgtcttaattcacGTGTCATACAAATTGCTcaaatttttatgggacgaagggagtaaaataGTCCTGGACTCCTGGTAGTGGGCGGACACGAAagcaacaaactttattttgtaagataaaattcatattacaTTATGTAGATACCATAAATCCCAGAGccccaaattatttttattgtgatacAAAGAATTATTGATACCTCCGAATATCCTACCAATAAAATCGGTGACCAAAGTACTAAACATTGTTGTGCTTGAGGATAGCAACAACCACAATAGATCTATCATTAGAAAGATCTGCGTAAACTGGCGAAGCTTGGAGTTTATTCTTGAAAAGGTCGAATGTTTCATCGATGGTTTCCGCTCCAAATTCATATGTaagtaaattttgatgaacTGCCTTACAAAATGCCACGTGGCCGTCAACATTGAGCAATGTCCCACTCTTCAAACTTTCCATTCTTTCTAAGCTGAAACTGTTGCTCTTTTGTAGTATAGCCTTTACTTCCCCTAGAGTGGGAACGTTATATGGAATATTGAATGTTTTTGACTTTTCCTTACTCAGTTTTCCCTATAAAAGTCAATATAGTAGTCAATTTCATTGACTTGGTCAAAGTTTTTAATATCGATTGTTGTTacgaataaaagaaaaagaatgtaAGTGAAAAATGTAGATTTGACCTTTTTGGCCATGTCGAGGAGGGAAGATCTGAGAAGGTCGGCCAACGACCCAATAGTAAACTCCTTTTGTGGGTCCCAATAAGTAGGTAGTGAAGGAATTAAAAGAGCCATAAGCCCACCTTCCACCATTTCCACAGCCCTACACTTCAAGAATGATTCCAAATCCCTCTCAAATTGCCCCAAATAAGCTTTATAAACCTCCTTTCTCTCCTCTCCACCATGCCAAACAGACTTGAGGCCCTCGGCCGCCTTGGGCACCTCCGTCAGCCAGTGGAGCGACCAAGAACAGTACGTGAAGTGGACAGATGACGGCAGGAGAAGGCAGTCGTGGAAGTCTCCGGCTACTGCAGCTGCCTTGTAGCTCCTGTCGGGTGGGAGGGAACTGAAGAGGGTGTTGAAGTCGTTGGAGACTAAGTCGCTGAAGCACACAACGAATTCTGGGGTTTTGAGGTCTGAAGATTCGTATTTCTGTTTGACAGCTTCGATGATCGTGTGCATGGCCGGAAAAGAGTTGTTTCCGGTTGAGCACCCGAAATCGGCAATGCAGAAGTTATTAGTTTGTATCTCTAATTTTGTGGCGATTTCTTCTTCGATGATTGCCGTTGCAGCCTCCAATACTCCTCTCTTGAAAACATCAATGTTTCACAAATGCTAATTCCTTAGTTAATACGCAAACATAAATTCACGTAGGAGACTTTTTAATAGTGTCTCTAATTCTAAACTGCATTTAGGGATGCTTTTAAAAGGCGTTCCAAGAAGAGAGTAATTCACTAGCGCTTTCTCTTTGCGTCCTTATTCTTATTTGGTACATCAAGAATAAGAATGTTTTTTTGAAGCGttgttgatatatttaataataacaaaaaaacgttcctaatgaaataaaaaggcgtttttatttgttattttttcttgtgGTGGACTTACCATAGATCATATCAAAGTATGAATGCAAGAGTTTAACAATTATGATGGTAAAAGATGTGTAGATTTAAACCTGGTAGGATGAGTTTTTGACATAGCTGTGAGCTCCATCGCCACCATTCATGGATAAATGTCCACTAACTTTGGAAGAATCCATGAAGAAAAACTGTGTAGACTAGAGGTGAATcatatatgttatatatagAGGATATGAGAGTGTTAACTAAGTTGGAAATGAAAACTATTATCCACTAACTAATGCAAGTGTTATAATTGACAACTCATCACAATTGACAACTCAGCCGTACGTGGCTAATTCATGTACATCGAGCATATGAGCAGAGGGGTGCGTTATAATCAAAACTGTACTATATGCAtaacaaatactccatccgttccataatatGAATCATATTTGGTTTCGACATAggtttttaagaaatgtaaagaaaaatgggttgaATAGGTTGTGGAATATGAATCTCAGTTATACTCCCttagttatatatattctcttcgttccatagtaatagagtcatttgtCTTTTAGTAAAAGAACACGTTAcatctcacttactttactctctcttattttaatttattctttcttcatttctctacctttttcatttcctactttattcttcttttacttaactcacttaacacattttttcttaatctccatgccggaaataaattaatgccTCTAATAGTCGCGAATAGTTAATGTCTTTGCCACTTGCCAGCATCTAACGAAAAGGAGAGGAATATCGGATTTGTTGTTCCCTTGGGCCTAATAAGAATGATCTAATTGCCACCCTTGATAACGGCATCTAACGAAAATGTGGTGCTTAAAAGTTAGAAAAACCCTAAGAATAACCTACCCTTAGCCTAGGAATAACCTACCTAATTGCCCACccttataagttataaatgaTAACGAAAAGACAAGATTACCCTTACACAGAGGTAAAACCCTCTAAACTACTCCCTCGgtccacgattaagagtctcatttctaaatgacacgggttttaagaaatattaagaaaagtgggtggaagaaagttagtggaataggggtcccacttgtatatattagttttaaatgatatgtgagtggaatgagttagtggaatgtggggtctctttatcatttatggtaattatgaaccgggactcttattcatggacggaccaaaatggaaaaacaggactcttattcgtggacggagggagtaattaagcTACAATTTTACCCCTTAAACGATGTAAGATGGACAAATTTCATTCAATGTCATTGCAAAGTAATCGTTGACGTTTTCGGCATTGTCGACGTTGTGTGCTAGAACAACATTATACCCATTTCTTGAAAACGACTCGAAATAAACCACAATGAACTacattttcagattttttggatatataatgcaatttcaatttttcggGTTCAGttttttagtttgaatttCGTTTTTGGACTTTTTGGAtatatttatgcaattttgatttttcagtcTAGATCTGTTAGATAGTTCAGTTCGGTGAGAGtttcattttcacaaaaaattggttttttaattcgatttggacaaaaaccgaaccgaaaaccCACCCTTAGTTAAAGGTCAAATCGACGATGTAGAAGACAGGCAATAGACAAGAATCTTCTACAAAATCTGATGATAAACATGTGAGAATTTGCTctgaaaatccaaaaattaaaaaattggatGGCTCATGTACAagttcttttaaaataattgcaaTTAATGTAGTGTCGTGAGAAATGAAGTGAAACTTCGATGATGTGAATGCATGTAAAAGCTTGAAGTCAAATAGTACATgccaaaaacaaaagatttttTACATACATGTCACC
The genomic region above belongs to Salvia hispanica cultivar TCC Black 2014 chromosome 3, UniMelb_Shisp_WGS_1.0, whole genome shotgun sequence and contains:
- the LOC125211403 gene encoding loganic acid O-methyltransferase-like, whose protein sequence is MNGGDGAHSYVKNSSYQRGVLEAATAIIEEEIATKLEIQTNNFCIADFGCSTGNNSFPAMHTIIEAVKQKYESSDLKTPEFVVCFSDLVSNDFNTLFSSLPPDRSYKAAAVAGDFHDCLLLPSSVHFTYCSWSLHWLTEVPKAAEGLKSVWHGGEERKEVYKAYLGQFERDLESFLKCRAVEMVEGGLMALLIPSLPTYWDPQKEFTIGSLADLLRSSLLDMAKKGKLSKEKSKTFNIPYNVPTLGEVKAILQKSNSFSLERMESLKSGTLLNVDGHVAFCKAVHQNLLTYEFGAETIDETFDLFKNKLQASPVYADLSNDRSIVVVAILKHNNV